The segment GGATTTTTGGGGCTCGGGTTGACTGGGGTATTATTTGCATTATTGGGAATGCTTACGATAAAAATGGTCAATCACTTTGAAGTTGGCTCTTACACAGAGTTAATTACCAAGACCATGGGACGGGGCGTCGGTAGAGCGCTAGATATTTGGTTAACCATTTTCCTCTTCGTGGGTTTGTGCATTATGTTAGCGGGAAGCGCTGCAGTATTTGTGGAACATCTCAAAGCACCTTTTTGGGTGGGTTTGCTTCTTACAGTAGTTTGTTTATTATCTGCCCTGTTGGCAGGCGGCGAGGGTATTTTGCTTTTTAATACCTGCTTAATGCCACTATTACTAATAATTACACTTATTGTAAGTTTTTCGGCGGTGGGGCAGGAAGCCGCGGTTAATGGAGAATTCTTGGCTATGGATGCAGTTAATACTGGTTTATTGGGCGAAAGTTGGCTTTTGGCCAGTGTCCTTTATGTATCATACAATATGATTATAGGGGTGGTCGTGCTCACTTCTATTCCGTTAGAATTGCGGCGAAATAGCTTGTGGGGAGGGATGTTGGGCGGCCTTGCATTGGGTTTCTTAGGGTTAGTGATGGCCTGGGCATTGGGTTATTATTATCCTCAGGTTCTTGCTTATGAAATACCCATGTTGTTCGTTGCCGGTCAGGTGAACCCGCTGCTAAAACTTCCTTATACCATGGCTCTATGG is part of the Metallumcola ferriviriculae genome and harbors:
- a CDS encoding YkvI family membrane protein, whose amino-acid sequence is MRQKYVTLQVAATYMGAVIGAGFASGQELVYFFVRYKNAGFLGLGLTGVLFALLGMLTIKMVNHFEVGSYTELITKTMGRGVGRALDIWLTIFLFVGLCIMLAGSAAVFVEHLKAPFWVGLLLTVVCLLSALLAGGEGILLFNTCLMPLLLIITLIVSFSAVGQEAAVNGEFLAMDAVNTGLLGESWLLASVLYVSYNMIIGVVVLTSIPLELRRNSLWGGMLGGLALGFLGLVMAWALGYYYPQVLAYEIPMLFVAGQVNPLLKLPYTMALWFAMLTTALANAFSLAQRMSGGGRDYHRTVLVILALALPFAGLSFAQMVTNIYPLFGYIGLFVILLIFVSGFIKYLKQL